A section of the Rummeliibacillus pycnus genome encodes:
- a CDS encoding Lrp/AsnC family transcriptional regulator — protein MKIDEIDKKILDELHHNSRLSMSELGRRVNLSSPSVTERVKQMESFGIIKKYTLEIDYEKLGLPIQCIIEATIKNGDYKSFKNYIEKLPNVEFCYRVAGSACYMLKMQFETFAKAEKFIDEVNPIAQTVTHFIFSQVPTNLKINMD, from the coding sequence ATGAAAATAGATGAGATTGATAAAAAAATTTTAGATGAACTACATCATAACAGCCGTTTATCAATGAGCGAGCTTGGAAGAAGGGTGAATCTGTCTTCCCCATCAGTAACTGAACGTGTTAAACAAATGGAGTCATTTGGAATTATAAAGAAATATACTCTAGAAATTGATTATGAGAAATTAGGTTTACCCATCCAATGTATAATTGAAGCGACAATCAAAAATGGGGATTATAAATCTTTTAAAAATTATATCGAGAAACTTCCGAACGTTGAATTCTGTTATAGAGTAGCAGGAAGCGCATGCTATATGCTAAAAATGCAGTTTGAAACATTTGCTAAAGCTGAAAAATTCATCGATGAAGTAAATCCAATCGCACAAACTGTAACACATTTTATTTTTTCACAAGTTCCAACGAATTTAAAAATTAATATGGATTGA